Proteins encoded within one genomic window of Perognathus longimembris pacificus isolate PPM17 chromosome 28, ASM2315922v1, whole genome shotgun sequence:
- the LOC125344220 gene encoding zinc finger X-linked protein ZXDB-like, translating to MFGPAAGGGVAPPPRLRFQQSLSDTEMEIPRLLLARRTAQGGGGGGGSPAGGGGGVHPGPNSPACQAPARRLLLLRGAQDGAARPRSEEAHRASRGPGPSPSPSPLAPRPDLAIGGGGDDFFLLLLDPVGGDVESAGAEQAGGPVRREEAEAGLGPQRGESGARPAGRPALAPRRLSAVAAAPVPVSVPVPVPVPVPVSVPVAGPVPGLSPAPGPAAAFAGTITIHNQDLLLRFENGVLTLTTPPLPAWEPGVAPFPQPQPGSPAAPPAGFPHAAAQLGDCPELPPDLLLAEPAEPASAPAPAPEEEAEGPAAAAQSPRGPLVPGHPGVVLYLCPEAQCGQTFAKKHQLKVHLLTHSSSQGQRPFKCPLGGCGWTFTTSYKLKRHLQSHDKLRPFGCPVEGCGKSFTTVYNLKAHMKGHEQENSFKCEVCEETFPTQAKLSTHQRSHFEPERPYQCAFSGCKKTFITVSALFSHNRAHFREQELFACSFPGCSKQYDKACRLKIHLRSHTGERPFLCDFDGCGWNFTSMSKLLRHKRKHEDDRRFTCPVEGCGKSFTRAEHLKGHSITHLGTKPFVCPVEGCCARFSARSSLYIHSKKHLQDVDTWKSRCPVSTCNKLFTSKHSMKTHMAKRHNLGQDLLAKLEAANSLTPSSELTSQGHSDLSGPEIASLFSDVPGAGSASAVLDTALVNSGILTIDVASVSSTLAGSLPASSPDALGPAVDARALRAASDLPQSLDTSLFFGTTASGFQQSPLDLEDVSNGSVGPLGSLSCLAMKSASPEPQALTPSSKLTADTEALTPSSTLCENSVSELLTPAKADWHVHPDSDFFAQEEDSQFGFTNPTGNHGCHKETDLIAVAGSSFLVSLRL from the exons ATGTTTGGGCCCGCGGCAGGGGGCGGGGTCGCGCCTCCGCCTCGGCTCCGGTTCCAGCAGAGCCTCAGCGACACAGAGATGGAAATCCCGAGGCTGCTGCTGGCTCGCCGGACGGcgcagggcggcggcggcggcggcggcagccccgcgggcggcggcggcggggtccACCCAGGCCCCAACTCGCCGGCTTGTCAGGCCCCGGCGCGCCGCCTCCTTCTGCTCCGGGGGGCCCAAGATGGCGCGGCCAGGCCGCGGAGCGAGGAGGCCCACAGGGCCTCGCGGGGCCCTGGCCCgagcccgagcccgagcccgCTGGCGCCCAGGCCGGATCTTGCGATCGGCGGCGGAGGCGACGACTTTTTCCTGTTGCTGCTCGACCCGGTGGGTGGCGACGTGGAAAGCGCGGGCGCGGAGCAGGCCGGAGGGCCGGTGCGGAGGGAGGAGGCCGAGGCGGGCCTGGGGCCCCAGCGGGGCGAGAGCGGCGCGCGGCCCGCCGGCCGCCCCGCGCTAGCCCCCCGCCGGCTGTCGGCCGTGGCGGCGGCCCCGGTGCCCGTGTCGGTGCCCGTGCCGGTGCCGGTGCCCGTGCCCGTGTCGGTGCCGGTGGCGGGCCCCGTGCCGGGCCTGAGCCccgcgccgggccccgcggcggCCTTCGCGGGCACCATCACCATCCACAACCAGGACCTGCTGCTGCGCTTCGAGAATGGAGTCCTGACCCTGACCACGCCCCCGCTGCCCGCCTGGGAGCCCGGGGTCGCGCCTTTCCCGCAGCCGCAGCCTGGGAGTCCGGCCGCCCCGCcggccggcttcccgcacgccgcTGCGCAGCTGGGCGACTGCCCCGAGCTGCCGCCCGACCTCCTGCTGGCCGAGCCGGCCGAGCCCGCGTCGGCGCCCGCGCCGGCGcccgaggaggaggcggagggccCGGCCGCGGCCGCCCAGAGCCCCCGCGGGCCGCTGGTGCCCGGCCACCCGGGCGTGGTGCTGTACCTGTGCCCCGAAGCGCAGTGCGGACAGACGTTCGCCAAGAAGCACCAGCTGAAGGTGCACCTGCTGACGCACAGCAGCAGCCAGGGCCAGCGGCCCTTCAAGTGCCCCCTGGGCGGCTGCGGCTGGACCTTCACCACGTCCTACAAGCTCAAGCGGCACCTGCAGTCGCACGACAAGCTGCGGCCCTTTGGCTGCCCGGTCGAGGGCTGCGGCAAGAGCTTCACCACCGTGTACAACCTCAAGGCGCACATGAAGGGCCACGAGCAGGAGAACTCGTTCAAGTGTGAGGTGTGCGAGGAGACCTTCCCCACGCAGGCCAAGCTCAGCACCCACCAGCGCAGCCACTTCGAGCCCGAGAGGCCCTACCAATGCGCCTTCTCGGGCTGCAAGAAGACCTTCATCACCGTCAGCGCCCTGTTCTCCCACAACCGCGCCCATTTCAGGGAGCAGGAGCTCTTCGCCTGCTCCTTCCCGGGCTGCAGCAAGCAGTACGACAAGGCTTGCCGCCTGAAAATCCACCTGCGCAGCCACACGGGCGAGAGGCCCTTCCTCTGCGACTTCGACGGCTGCGGCTGGAACTTCACCAGCATGTCCAAGCTCCTGCGGCACAAGAGGAAGCATGAGGACGACCGCAGGTTCACCTGCCCCGTGGAGGGCTGCGGCAAGTCCTTCACCAGGGCCGAGCACCTCAAAGGCCACAGCATCACCCACCTGGGCACCAAGCCCTTCGTGTGTCCCGTGGAAGGCTGCTGCGCCAGGTTCTCGGCCCGCAGCAGCCTCTACATCCACTCCAAGAAGCACCTGCAGGACGTGGACACGTGGAAGAGCCGCTGCCCTGTGTCCACCTGTAACAAACTCTTCACCTCCAAGCACAGCATGAAGACCcacatggccaagaggcacaaCCTGGGCCAGGATCTCCTGGCGAAGCTCGAGGCGGCCAATTCCCTCACGCCCAGCAGcgagctgaccagccagggtcacagtGACCTCAGCGGGCCCGAGATAGCGTCTCTCTTCTCCGATGTGCCTGGCGCCGGCTCTGCCTCTGCTGTGCTGGACACGGCCTTGGTCAATTCGGGCATCCTGACGATCGACGTGGCTTCCGTGAGCTCCACTCTGGCCGGGAGCCTCCCGGCCAGCAGTCCAGACGCCCTGGGGCCCGCTGTGGACGCCCGGGCCCTGAGGGCCGCCAGCGACCTGCCCCAGAGCCTAGACACCTCCCTCTTCTTCGGAACCACGGCCTCTGGCTTTCAGCAGAGCCCCCTGGATCTGGAAGATGTCTCCAATGGGAGCGTGGGGCCCCTGGGCTCCCTCAGCTGTCTGGCCATGAAGAGTGCAAGTCCGGAGCCCCAGGCTCTGACCCCCAGCAGCAAGTTGACAGCGGACACGGAGGCCCTGACTCCTTCCAGCACCCTCTGTGAAAACAGTGTCTCAGAACTCCTGACTCCCGCCAAAGCCGACTGGCACGTGCATCCCGACTCGGACTTCTTCGCGCAGGAGGAAGACAGCCAGTTTGGCTTCACCAATCCCACGGGAAACCACGGCTGTCACAAAGAGACAGATCTGATCGCAGTGGCGGGCAGCTCCTTTTTG GTTTCTCTGAGACTGTGA